One window from the genome of Andrena cerasifolii isolate SP2316 chromosome 3, iyAndCera1_principal, whole genome shotgun sequence encodes:
- the LOC143367279 gene encoding uncharacterized protein LOC143367279, with the protein MDETWVDNTLCFSKCWQSEDMLGVLKNNSSSHRLIIVHAGGKNGFVNGADLIFKSGTTTGDYHGQMNAENFVKWIEEKLLPNIPHNSVIVMDNAPYHSVQQNKPPTKSNRKGDIIDWLNRNKIQCSEQMTKFELMHLVQTNKNAEKTYKIDELIKSHGHNVLRLPPYMCDLNPIELAWAQLKRKIRERNPSSTISKDDLQTFTREALSEITQNQWENFCRHVEKIEQEYWSNDRIIEDTEFNLGNSDSDDSDGSSSSSSSEDL; encoded by the coding sequence ATGGACGAAACATGGGTTGACAACACCTTGTGTTTTAGCAAGTGTTGGCAGAGCGAGGATATGCTAggagtgttaaaaaataatagttcttCACATCGGCTGATAATTGTCCATGCCGGTGGAAAAAATGGGTTTGTAAATGGTGCGGACCTTATTTTCAAATCCGGTACCACTACAGGAGACTACCATGGTCAAATGAATGCAGAAAATTTTGTCAAATGGatagaagaaaaattattaccGAACATTCCGCATAATTCGGTAATTGTTATGGACAATGCCCCGTACCACTCCGTGCAACAAAATAAACCGCCGACAAAAAGCAATAGGAAGGGCGATATTATAGACTGgctaaatagaaacaaaattcaatGTAGTGAACAAATGACCAAATTTGAGTTAATGCATCTggtgcaaacaaataaaaatgccgaaaaaacatataaaatagaCGAGTTAATAAAATCACACGGCCATAACGTACTGAGGCTGCCACCGTATATGTGCGACCTAAACCCAATAGAATTGGCCTGGGCGCAATTGAAGAGGAAGATTAGGGAAAGGAATCCGTCGTCGACAATTTCAAAAGATGATTTGCAAACATTTACTCGGGAAGCTCTAAGTGAAATTACGCAGAACCAGTGGGAGAACTTTTGTAGGCACGTAGAGAAAATCGAACAGGAATATTGGTCGAATGACCGAATAATAGAAGATACAGAATTCAATTTAGGAAACAGCGATTCGGATGACAGCgacggcagcagcagcagcagcagctcaGAAGATTTATAG
- the LOC143367280 gene encoding uncharacterized protein LOC143367280 — translation MDETWVDNTLCFSKCWQSEDMLGVLKNNSSSHRLIIVHAGGKNGFVNGADLIFKSGTTTGDYHGQMNAENFVKWIEEKLLPNIPHNSVIVMDNAPYHSVQQNKPPTKSNRKGDIIDWLNRNKIQCNEQMTKFELMHLVQTNKNAEKTYKIDELIKSHGHNVLRLPPYMCDLNPIELAWAQLKRKIRERNPSSTISKDDLQTFTREALSEITQNQWENFCRHVEKIEQEYWSNDRIIEDTEFNLGNSDSDDSDGSSSSSSGTVIIYLEFMLIQMSLNEI, via the exons ATGGACGAAACATGGGTTGACAACACCTTGTGTTTTAGCAAGTGTTGGCAGAGCGAGGATATGCTAggagtgttaaaaaataatagttcttCACATCGGCTGATAATTGTCCATGCCGGTGGAAAAAATGGGTTTGTAAATGGTGCGGACCTTATTTTCAAATCCGGTACCACTACAGGAGACTACCATGGTCAAATGAATGCAGAAAATTTTGTCAAATGGatagaagaaaaattattaccGAACATTCCGCATAATTCGGTAATTGTTATGGACAATGCCCCGTACCACTCCGTGCAACAAAATAAACCGCCGACAAAAAGCAATAGGAAGGGCGATATTATAGACTGgctaaatagaaacaaaattcaatGTAATGAACAAATGACCAAATTTGAGTTAATGCATCTggtgcaaacaaataaaaatgccgaaaaaacatataaaatagaCGAGTTAATAAAATCACACGGCCATAACGTACTGAGGCTGCCACCGTATATGTGCGACCTAAACCCAATAGAATTGGCCTGGGCGCAATTGAAGAGGAAGATTAGGGAAAGGAATCCGTCGTCGACAATTTCAAAAGATGATTTGCAAACATTTACTCGGGAAGCTCTAAGTGAAATTACGCAGAACCAGTGGGAGAACTTTTGTAGGCACGTAGAGAAAATCGAACAGGAATATTGGTCGAATGACCGAATAATAGAAGATACAGAATTCAATTTAGGAAACAGCGATTCGGATGACAGCgacggcagcagcagcagcagcagcg GAACTGTAATTATATACTTAGAGTTCATGCTGATACAAATGAGCCTCAATgaaatatga